A section of the Castanea sativa cultivar Marrone di Chiusa Pesio chromosome 12, ASM4071231v1 genome encodes:
- the LOC142619220 gene encoding uncharacterized protein LOC142619220 translates to MVHTYIPKLVHGAKCLKTKQNGAAFMNVMLYHCSEVSHQEPLHCEWYEKEFPKITELSHLLRNVDWLDGRLVHVGDNSIVFDGEIEHKMQTFKSLARDFIGSPSIQQKIQKNVMALSLAASNNCTPFVCFSEPSEREPMIVNSLTKVCNFLNISAQQRKVVRHTICPQVTQLRIWTGTLEEILNGLKSELDLLSCQCSSKGTKMGQQIVSSCLKFLADTAISFDHDSASWMRLAPAKVVGSPASHKWEDVLEMFNDLIECLKSEKELCFLVGKVEVMKEGLSQIKDILIDKSIGYKEVRHQESLVQKKLSKTLGHSSKCLFTLLLYYLHGHARDIEVDLCGRIYSIGGEDRFCLYMGKILTTEEDKMVWSGVRQLDRALRLFKFVWETAGMRGVLQLQGHLCCVGAEGRVLTYRGNTFFVHGISV, encoded by the coding sequence ATGGTGCACACATATATACCGAAGCTTGTCCATGGTGCAAAGTGTTTAAAAACTAAGCAAAATGGAGCTGCTTTTATGAATGTTATGCTATATCACTGTTCAGAAGTATCCCATCAAGAGCCTTTACATTGTGAATGGTATGAGAAGGAGTTTCCAAAGATAACAGAATTGAGCCACTTGTTGAGAAATGTGGATTGGCTTGATGGGAGGTTAGTTCATGTCGGGGACAATTCAATAGTCTTTGATGGTGAAATTGAGCACAAAATGCAAACTTTCAAGTCCCTGGCCAGGGACTTTATTGGGTCTCCATCAATTCAGCAAAAGATTCAGAAAAATGTGATGGCCTTATCATTGGCGGCAAGTAACAACTGCACCCCGTTTGTTTGTTTCAGTGAACCTAGTGAAAGAGAGCCCATGATTGTGAATTCACTCACTAAAGTGTGCAACTTCCTGAACATTTCTGCACAACAAAGGAAGGTGGTTCGGCACACAATATGCCCACAGGTCACACAATTGCGGATATGGACAGGTACACTTGAGGAGATACTAAATGGATTGAAATCTGAGTTGGATTTGTTAAGTTGTCAATGCTCTAGCAAAGGGACCAAGATGGGTCAGCAGATTGTTTCTAGCTGTCTAAAGTTCCTGGCTGACACAGCTATTTCCTTTGACCATGATTCTGCTTCGTGGATGCGGCTTGCGCCTGCAAAAGTTGTTGGCTCCCCTGCTTCACATAAATGGGAAGATGTTCTTGAGATGTTCAATGATCTCATTGAGTGTTTGAAAAGTGAAAAGGAATTGTGTTTTCTTGTGGGGAAGGTTGAGGTCATGAAAGAAGGACTGTCTCAAATCAAGGACATATTGATTGATAAAAGTATTGGATACAAAGAAGTTCGGCATCAAGAAAGCCTAGTGCAGAAGAAGCTCTCCAAGACATTGGGCCACTCGTCCAAGTGCTTGTTTACTCTTTTATTATATTACCTCCATGGACATGCTAGAGATATTGAAGTGGATTTATGTGGTCGAATTTATAGCATTGGTGGTGAGGATAGGTTTTGCTTGTACATGGGAAAGATTTTGACTACAGAGGAGGATAAGATGGTCTGGAGTGGGGTGAGGCAATTGGACAGGGCTCTTCGGCTTTTCAAGTTTGTGTGGGAAACTGCAGGGATGAGAGGAGTTTTGCAGCTGCAAGGccatttgtgttgtgttggtgCTGAGGGCAGGGTGCTTACCTATAGAGGGAATACATTCTTTGTACATGGGATCAGTGTTTGA